From a single Adhaeribacter swui genomic region:
- a CDS encoding ABC-F family ATP-binding cassette domain-containing protein translates to MISINNLDFHFGSRTLYEDANLHIKPKDKIGLIGLNGTGKSTLLRVLVGEYKPDAGTIQMSRETTLGFLNQDLLSYQTEDSILLVAMQAFEEALNLQKKIDAILHEFETDYRDELVDKLAKLQEQFEALDGYNIQNKAEEILEGLGFSTEELQRPLKTFSGGWRMRVMLAKILLQKPSLLLLDEPTNHLDLPSIKWLENYLENYEGSVIIVSHDREFLDKTTNTIVEVAQQKLNVYAGNYSFYLEEKELRNEIQKGAFENQQSQIRQAERFIERFKAKASKAKQAQSRAKMLDKLERIEDVASDAPKVNFKFQFNVEPGRHILRLEHMSKSYDQKIIFRDTNVNIERGDKIALIGANGKGKSTLLRIIAGDEQINGKRQLGHNVIMSFYAQHQLESLNVDNEILQELVEAGSKRNEMELRTVLGSFLFTGDAVFKKIKVLSGGEKSRVALAKTLISEANFLLLDEPTNHLDMQSVNILIQALEQYEGTFVVISHDRYFVENVANKIWYIEDYQLKEYPGTYHEYEYWQEQREKSGRKAESASTKSVENKQNATKPTTSTNSGNQANLQQDLKKLNNQLKEVENQISSLEQQQKELERQLADPKIYGNPSQLQEVTQQFEALKKQLDQKNNGWEEILQAIDELENQVKNI, encoded by the coding sequence ATGATTTCTATTAATAACCTTGATTTTCACTTCGGTAGCCGTACTCTCTACGAAGACGCCAATTTACACATTAAACCGAAAGATAAAATTGGCTTAATTGGTTTAAACGGAACGGGTAAATCTACGTTGCTCCGGGTACTGGTGGGGGAGTATAAACCCGATGCCGGTACCATTCAAATGAGCCGCGAAACTACTTTGGGTTTTTTAAACCAGGATTTGTTATCGTATCAAACCGAAGATAGTATTTTGCTGGTTGCCATGCAGGCTTTCGAAGAAGCATTAAACTTGCAAAAGAAGATTGATGCCATTCTGCATGAGTTCGAAACAGATTACCGCGACGAGCTGGTAGATAAATTAGCTAAGCTGCAGGAGCAGTTCGAAGCCCTGGATGGCTACAACATTCAAAACAAAGCTGAAGAAATTCTGGAAGGTCTGGGTTTTAGCACCGAAGAGTTGCAACGTCCTCTAAAAACGTTTTCGGGAGGCTGGCGCATGCGCGTGATGCTCGCCAAAATATTATTGCAAAAACCTTCTTTGCTTTTACTCGATGAGCCTACCAACCACCTGGACTTACCTTCTATTAAATGGCTCGAGAATTACTTAGAAAACTACGAAGGTTCGGTTATTATTGTATCGCACGACCGCGAATTTCTAGATAAAACTACCAACACTATTGTAGAAGTAGCCCAGCAAAAACTAAACGTATACGCGGGTAATTATTCTTTTTATCTGGAAGAAAAAGAACTGCGCAACGAAATTCAAAAAGGAGCTTTTGAAAACCAGCAATCGCAAATAAGACAGGCCGAAAGGTTTATCGAACGGTTTAAAGCCAAAGCATCCAAAGCCAAACAAGCGCAAAGCCGGGCCAAAATGCTGGATAAACTGGAACGCATTGAAGATGTAGCCAGCGATGCGCCTAAAGTAAATTTTAAATTTCAGTTTAACGTAGAGCCAGGGCGCCATATTTTGCGATTGGAGCACATGAGCAAAAGCTACGATCAAAAAATAATCTTCCGGGATACAAACGTTAACATTGAACGCGGCGATAAAATTGCTTTAATCGGGGCTAATGGTAAAGGTAAATCTACGTTGCTCCGTATTATTGCCGGCGACGAACAAATTAACGGCAAACGGCAACTGGGGCATAACGTCATCATGTCGTTTTACGCGCAGCACCAGTTAGAATCCTTAAACGTAGATAACGAAATTCTGCAGGAGTTAGTAGAAGCCGGCAGTAAGCGTAACGAGATGGAATTACGCACGGTACTGGGCTCTTTCTTGTTTACCGGCGATGCAGTTTTTAAAAAAATCAAGGTTTTATCCGGGGGTGAAAAATCGCGGGTGGCTTTAGCAAAAACTTTAATTTCGGAAGCCAACTTTTTGTTGCTCGATGAGCCCACCAACCACCTGGATATGCAATCGGTTAACATCCTGATTCAGGCTTTAGAGCAATACGAAGGTACCTTTGTGGTTATTTCGCACGACCGGTATTTTGTAGAGAATGTAGCCAATAAGATTTGGTACATCGAAGATTACCAGTTAAAAGAATATCCGGGTACTTACCACGAGTACGAATACTGGCAAGAGCAAAGGGAGAAAAGCGGCCGGAAAGCTGAAAGTGCTTCTACTAAATCAGTAGAAAACAAGCAAAACGCAACGAAACCCACTACTTCAACAAATTCGGGCAATCAGGCAAATCTGCAACAAGATTTAAAAAAACTGAATAACCAGCTAAAAGAAGTCGAGAACCAGATTAGTAGCCTGGAACAGCAGCAAAAAGAACTGGAACGCCAACTCGCTGATCCAAAGATTTACGGAAACCCCAGCCAATTGCAGGAAGTTACCCAGCAATTTGAGGCGCTGAAAAAGCAACTGGATCAAAAAAATAACGGTTGGGAAGAAATATTGCAGGCCATTGATGAACTGGAAAACCAGGTAAAAAATATCTGA
- a CDS encoding type IX secretion system plug protein encodes MNKQKTFLLLALVSLVWLIKACVPVEQTTASSGVTSGKTEYYSSTSLRYEDFIYDPSIKSVQFYVQTGNAEEVFNAPVVPLSQTEPLVLEFDQLNAPQQRFTLKYVYCNLDWTEARLTQIQFIDEFNEFYITDGVASFNTKVPYIHYRFQLPRIKLPGNYMVVVTDRSGNLVLSRRLLVYENRVTVAGRSVMPVGASERATNQQIDFNILYPDYPVVNPSQEIKVVLRQNSRWDNAKYNLRPTFVHDTQKRLEYTYFNGASSFPGLKEYRGFDDRNLRGRGFNMEAVSLEANPVAVRLYPEKNRSRDVYSQDVDINGKVVYENRRFGSTNTGDPDYVETQFTLAAPEPAPGDVYVFGQLSDWKLAPECKLTYVPEAQQYTGKILLKQGYYNYSFALQAANQPQKVNEAYFEGSHFQTRNTYDILVYYRPPGTRTDLLIGYQWLETNGDRR; translated from the coding sequence ATGAATAAACAAAAAACTTTTCTCCTGCTGGCTTTGGTAAGCCTGGTCTGGTTGATTAAGGCCTGCGTGCCCGTAGAGCAAACCACGGCCTCGTCGGGTGTTACTTCCGGTAAAACCGAATATTATAGCTCAACCTCGTTGCGGTACGAAGATTTTATCTACGACCCCAGTATAAAATCGGTGCAGTTTTACGTGCAAACCGGCAACGCCGAAGAAGTTTTTAACGCGCCGGTAGTACCTTTATCGCAAACTGAACCTTTAGTTCTGGAGTTTGACCAGTTAAATGCGCCGCAGCAGCGGTTTACTTTAAAATACGTTTATTGCAACCTGGATTGGACCGAAGCGCGCCTAACTCAAATTCAGTTTATCGACGAGTTTAATGAGTTTTATATTACCGATGGGGTAGCTTCGTTTAACACCAAAGTGCCCTACATCCATTACCGTTTTCAGTTGCCGCGGATAAAACTACCCGGTAATTATATGGTAGTAGTTACCGACCGCAGTGGTAACTTGGTATTAAGTCGCCGCTTGTTGGTGTACGAAAACAGGGTAACGGTAGCGGGCAGGTCCGTAATGCCGGTAGGAGCCAGTGAACGCGCTACCAACCAACAAATTGATTTTAATATTTTGTACCCGGATTATCCGGTAGTAAACCCGTCGCAGGAGATAAAAGTGGTGCTGCGCCAGAATAGCCGCTGGGACAATGCCAAATATAACCTGCGGCCTACTTTTGTGCACGATACCCAAAAACGACTGGAATATACCTATTTTAATGGCGCTAGCAGTTTTCCGGGTTTAAAAGAGTACCGGGGTTTTGATGATCGTAACCTGCGCGGCAGAGGATTTAATATGGAAGCGGTAAGCCTGGAAGCGAACCCGGTTGCCGTGCGTTTGTACCCCGAGAAAAACCGATCACGCGACGTATATTCGCAGGATGTAGATATTAACGGCAAAGTAGTTTATGAAAACCGTAGGTTTGGTAGCACCAACACCGGCGACCCGGATTACGTGGAAACCCAGTTTACCTTAGCCGCTCCCGAACCAGCCCCCGGCGATGTATACGTTTTTGGCCAGCTCAGCGACTGGAAGCTAGCGCCCGAGTGTAAATTAACCTACGTGCCGGAAGCGCAGCAATACACCGGTAAAATTTTACTCAAACAAGGCTACTATAATTATTCTTTTGCTTTGCAAGCCGCTAACCAGCCCCAGAAGGTAAATGAAGCTTATTTTGAAGGCAGCCATTTCCAAACCCGGAACACGTACGACATTTTAGTGTACTACCGGCCACCAGGCACCCGCACCGATTTACTTATCGGTTATCAATGGTTAGAAACCAACGGCGATCGTCGTTAA
- a CDS encoding S8 family peptidase, translating to MNFKKIALSGLFAAATATTFVQADTGHRELHKKYRYLFTVDSTTLKAPENWFNLDFMTDKVPGISTEKAYERLQNRTSRTVVVAIIDSGVDIKHEDLQGIIWVNSKEISGNGIDDDKNGYVDDVNGWSFLGNKSGENVKDDTYELTRQYARLRKKFENAKSKKIKRKDRAEYAEYQKIKADYDKEVAEAQAQAADFQKFYDTFKQAEDFIQKHLGKTEYTEAEVEAITSPDLRVMKSKALLQYAYENNLVEEITKAQKHFDYVLKVGLNPDYDSRSIVGDDYNNVKDKFYGNSDVTGPDAEHGTHVAGIVAANRKNNLGVKGIADNVKIMPIRAVPNGDERDKDVANAIYYAVDNGAHVINMSFGKKYTSDKEAVDAAMKYAESKGVLLVHAAGNDSEDLDQTANYPTRKLKDGKTIATWLEIGASSWENNEKFVANFSNYGKQSVDVFAPGVDIYSLKPNQAYNENSGTSMASPVTTGVAALLFSYFPELTAEQVRDIIIKSSVKYPTLEVAKPGLNKKTDAGLVPFGSLSITGGVVNAYEAVKMAEQLTAQK from the coding sequence ATGAATTTTAAAAAAATTGCCTTAAGCGGATTGTTTGCTGCTGCTACGGCTACAACTTTTGTGCAAGCCGATACCGGCCACCGCGAACTTCATAAAAAATACCGCTACCTTTTTACAGTTGATTCTACCACGTTAAAAGCGCCGGAAAACTGGTTTAACCTGGATTTTATGACTGACAAAGTTCCCGGAATCAGCACCGAAAAAGCCTACGAGCGGCTACAAAACCGGACGTCGCGTACCGTGGTAGTGGCTATCATTGATTCCGGGGTAGACATAAAACACGAAGATCTGCAAGGTATTATCTGGGTAAATTCCAAAGAAATTAGCGGGAACGGCATCGACGATGATAAAAACGGGTACGTAGACGACGTTAACGGCTGGAGCTTTTTGGGCAATAAAAGCGGGGAGAACGTGAAAGACGATACTTACGAATTAACCCGGCAATACGCCCGTTTGCGCAAGAAATTTGAAAACGCAAAATCTAAAAAAATTAAGCGCAAAGACCGCGCTGAGTACGCCGAATACCAAAAAATTAAAGCTGATTACGATAAAGAAGTAGCCGAAGCGCAAGCGCAAGCCGCCGATTTTCAAAAATTCTACGATACTTTTAAGCAGGCCGAAGATTTTATACAAAAGCATTTAGGTAAAACCGAGTATACCGAAGCCGAAGTAGAAGCCATTACGTCGCCGGATTTACGCGTAATGAAATCTAAAGCGCTGTTGCAATACGCTTACGAAAATAATTTGGTAGAAGAAATTACCAAAGCCCAGAAACACTTTGATTATGTTTTAAAAGTAGGCTTAAACCCGGATTATGATTCCAGATCGATAGTAGGTGATGACTACAACAACGTAAAAGATAAGTTTTATGGCAACAGTGATGTTACAGGTCCGGATGCGGAGCACGGCACCCACGTAGCCGGCATTGTGGCGGCAAACCGGAAAAACAACTTAGGTGTAAAAGGCATTGCCGACAACGTTAAGATTATGCCCATCCGGGCGGTACCCAACGGCGATGAGCGCGATAAAGACGTAGCCAACGCTATTTATTACGCCGTAGATAATGGCGCCCACGTAATAAACATGAGCTTCGGGAAAAAGTATACTTCTGATAAAGAAGCCGTAGATGCTGCCATGAAATATGCCGAAAGCAAAGGCGTTTTGCTCGTGCACGCAGCCGGTAACGATAGCGAAGACTTGGATCAAACAGCCAATTATCCTACCCGCAAATTAAAAGACGGAAAAACCATTGCTACTTGGTTAGAAATCGGGGCTTCGTCGTGGGAGAATAATGAAAAGTTTGTGGCTAATTTCTCTAACTACGGCAAACAGTCCGTAGATGTATTTGCGCCAGGCGTTGATATTTACTCCTTAAAACCCAACCAAGCTTATAACGAAAACAGTGGCACCAGCATGGCTTCGCCGGTAACTACCGGAGTAGCCGCCTTGTTGTTTTCTTATTTCCCGGAATTAACCGCCGAACAGGTGCGCGACATTATAATAAAATCAAGCGTTAAGTACCCTACCTTAGAAGTGGCTAAGCCTGGATTAAATAAAAAAACAGATGCCGGTTTAGTACCTTTTGGTTCTTTATCTATTACCGGCGGTGTGGTTAATGCCTATGAAGCTGTGAAAATGGCAGAGCAGTTAACTGCCCAGAAATAG
- a CDS encoding VOC family protein, with translation MAQQIGQIALLVREYDEAIAFYTQKLSFKLLEDTPLSEVKRWVVVAPKGGAGYRLLLAKASNEEQASRVGNQTGGRVFLFLYTDDLRRDYAEMKKAGINFVREPSEEPYGLVAVFQDLYGNLWDFIQTNKKY, from the coding sequence ATGGCGCAGCAAATAGGTCAGATTGCTTTATTAGTTCGTGAATACGACGAAGCTATTGCGTTTTATACGCAAAAACTTTCGTTTAAACTCTTAGAAGATACTCCGCTTTCGGAAGTGAAACGCTGGGTAGTGGTGGCACCTAAAGGTGGGGCCGGTTACCGGTTGCTCTTAGCCAAAGCCAGCAATGAGGAGCAAGCGAGCCGGGTAGGCAACCAAACAGGAGGCCGGGTATTTCTTTTTCTTTACACCGATGATTTACGGCGCGACTACGCAGAAATGAAGAAAGCCGGAATTAACTTTGTCCGCGAACCCTCCGAAGAGCCTTACGGCCTGGTAGCTGTATTTCAGGATCTTTACGGCAACCTCTGGGATTTTATCCAAACAAATAAAAAGTACTAA
- a CDS encoding Kelch repeat-containing protein: MKKNLTLLVFKNSSFLKISIFSALFLSLTVNSESKPTNKILINEYTGSKNTGSPASLPVPAVASSLGAWASIVPGSGAPTARHEASYVQAGNKFYLMGGRKIKPVQVFDLVKKNWVNKVNTPIELHHFQAISLDGLIYVVGAFTGSYPHEKPVSNIYIYNPTTNKWITGATIPSARRRGSVGVVVYNKKIYLVGGIKDGHWAGHVNWFDEYNPATNTWRTLPNAPRARDHFQAAVVNGKLYLAGGRRSSASTNQTFELTVPQVDVFEFSASKWTTLPSSSNIPTQRAGTATAVLGNELIIIGGESGSQTSAHKHTEALNVTTNKWRRLADLKQGRHGTQAIVNNNNIYLAAGCGNRGGTPELNTQEVFYLSSRTAPTGSNLTQSKLAAPTSVSFGTVTLNTTSTKSITLSNTTGNQAILISSVTKSGAGAFTVSVPYTLPFVLAPGKSVTLTGKFKPGITGSQTASVVIKHSGQGGSTTIAMSGSGVKAATRNADTENSAEIAFNNQMVAVYPNPVLNGQFTVNLPEGLTGEVPYSLVNQSGTILLSDKLNLPAATHSLPFNLANRNLNSGLYYLQITQGTQRYVVKIMLEK, translated from the coding sequence ATGAAAAAGAATTTGACTCTTTTGGTTTTTAAAAATTCTTCTTTTTTAAAAATAAGTATATTCTCTGCTCTGTTTTTAAGTTTAACGGTAAATTCAGAAAGTAAACCAACGAACAAAATTTTAATAAATGAATATACTGGCTCTAAAAATACGGGTAGTCCGGCAAGTTTACCGGTTCCGGCAGTGGCATCCAGTTTAGGAGCCTGGGCTTCGATTGTACCTGGTTCCGGCGCTCCCACGGCGCGCCACGAAGCTAGTTATGTACAAGCAGGTAACAAATTTTATTTAATGGGCGGCCGAAAAATCAAACCCGTGCAGGTATTTGATCTGGTTAAAAAAAACTGGGTTAACAAAGTAAATACCCCCATTGAATTGCACCATTTTCAAGCCATTAGCCTGGACGGTTTAATTTATGTGGTAGGCGCTTTTACGGGTTCTTATCCGCACGAAAAGCCTGTTTCTAACATCTACATTTATAACCCTACTACCAATAAATGGATTACCGGGGCTACAATCCCCTCGGCCCGGCGGCGGGGTTCGGTGGGGGTAGTTGTTTATAACAAGAAAATTTACCTGGTAGGCGGAATTAAAGACGGCCATTGGGCGGGTCATGTAAATTGGTTTGATGAATATAATCCGGCCACGAACACCTGGCGAACTTTACCCAATGCACCCCGGGCCCGCGATCATTTTCAGGCAGCAGTAGTAAATGGCAAATTATATTTGGCTGGTGGCCGGCGTTCTTCCGCGAGCACCAATCAAACGTTTGAGTTAACCGTGCCGCAGGTAGATGTTTTTGAATTTAGCGCGTCTAAATGGACTACCTTACCCAGCAGCAGTAATATTCCTACGCAGCGGGCGGGCACGGCTACCGCCGTTTTGGGCAATGAGTTAATTATTATTGGGGGCGAAAGTGGCTCCCAAACCTCGGCACACAAACACACCGAGGCGCTTAATGTAACTACCAATAAATGGCGCCGCTTAGCTGATTTAAAACAAGGGCGGCACGGCACGCAAGCTATTGTAAATAACAACAACATTTACCTGGCGGCCGGCTGCGGTAACCGTGGTGGTACCCCAGAATTAAATACCCAGGAAGTCTTTTACTTATCTAGCCGGACTGCCCCCACAGGTTCTAATTTAACGCAAAGCAAATTAGCCGCGCCTACCAGTGTAAGTTTTGGTACGGTTACGCTAAATACCACCAGTACCAAAAGCATCACTTTAAGTAATACCACCGGCAACCAAGCCATATTAATCAGTTCGGTAACAAAATCAGGGGCTGGCGCATTTACCGTGAGTGTGCCGTATACGCTGCCTTTTGTACTGGCGCCCGGCAAAAGCGTTACTTTAACCGGTAAATTTAAGCCCGGTATAACCGGCAGCCAAACGGCCAGTGTGGTTATCAAACATTCCGGACAGGGGGGAAGTACAACCATTGCGATGAGCGGATCGGGGGTTAAAGCAGCCACGAGAAATGCCGACACCGAAAATTCGGCCGAAATAGCTTTTAATAATCAAATGGTAGCCGTTTACCCGAACCCGGTTTTAAATGGTCAATTTACCGTAAACTTGCCCGAAGGCTTAACCGGTGAAGTGCCTTATTCTTTGGTAAACCAATCAGGTACTATTCTGTTATCCGATAAACTAAACTTACCTGCCGCTACCCATAGTTTACCCTTTAACCTCGCAAACCGTAATTTAAATTCTGGTTTATATTACCTGCAAATAACCCAAGGTACGCAGCGGTATGTGGTAAAAATAATGCTGGAAAAGTAA
- the ychF gene encoding redox-regulated ATPase YchF, with translation MGLRCGIVGLPNVGKSTLFNAISSAKAESANYPFCTIEPNVGVVTVPDERLQILEELVHPERVLPTIIEFVDIAGLVKGASKGEGLGNKFLANIREVDAIIHVVRCFDDPNIVHVAGGVDPVFDKDVIDTELQLKDLESIDKKIGKVERTAKAGDAKAKKELASLQAFKAHLESGKNARSYTASDEDLEAVEDLQLLTLKPVVYVANVDEASINTGNQYIEALKEHVKDENAQVVVISAAIEAQIAELTDPEEKAMFLEEYGLKESGLNQLIRASYSLLNLITYFTAGVKEVRAWTIQKGWKAPQAAGVIHSDFEKGFIRAEVIKLPDYQEYKTETKIKEAGKMAVEGKEYVVQDGDIMHFRFNV, from the coding sequence ATGGGTTTACGTTGCGGAATTGTAGGCTTACCTAATGTGGGTAAATCTACTTTGTTTAATGCCATATCCAGCGCCAAGGCAGAGTCGGCTAATTATCCTTTTTGTACCATTGAACCCAACGTGGGGGTGGTAACCGTACCAGACGAGCGCTTACAGATTTTAGAAGAACTGGTGCATCCGGAGCGGGTATTGCCCACCATTATTGAATTTGTGGATATAGCGGGCTTGGTAAAAGGCGCCAGCAAAGGCGAAGGCTTAGGCAATAAATTTTTAGCTAATATCCGGGAAGTAGATGCCATTATTCACGTGGTGCGCTGCTTCGACGACCCCAACATTGTACACGTGGCAGGCGGGGTAGATCCGGTTTTTGATAAAGATGTAATTGATACCGAGCTGCAACTAAAAGACCTGGAATCTATTGATAAGAAAATTGGTAAAGTAGAGCGCACCGCCAAAGCCGGCGACGCCAAAGCCAAAAAAGAATTAGCTTCGTTGCAAGCTTTTAAAGCGCACCTGGAAAGTGGCAAAAACGCCCGTTCGTACACCGCTTCTGACGAAGACCTGGAAGCCGTAGAAGATTTACAATTGCTTACTTTAAAACCCGTGGTTTACGTAGCTAACGTAGACGAAGCCTCGATTAACACCGGCAACCAATACATTGAGGCTTTAAAAGAACACGTAAAAGACGAAAACGCCCAGGTAGTAGTTATTTCGGCGGCCATTGAAGCGCAAATTGCCGAATTAACCGATCCGGAAGAAAAAGCCATGTTTTTAGAAGAGTACGGCTTAAAAGAATCGGGTTTAAATCAGTTAATCCGGGCTTCGTATAGCTTACTTAACCTGATAACTTACTTTACCGCCGGAGTAAAAGAAGTACGAGCCTGGACGATTCAAAAAGGTTGGAAAGCACCCCAGGCGGCCGGCGTAATTCACTCCGATTTTGAAAAAGGTTTTATCCGGGCCGAAGTAATTAAACTACCCGACTATCAGGAATATAAAACCGAAACCAAGATAAAAGAAGCCGGTAAAATGGCCGTAGAAGGTAAAGAATACGTGGTGCAGGACGGCGACATTATGCACTTCCGCTTTAACGTTTAA
- a CDS encoding DUF3276 family protein has product MEENNEKAEIYSQRIRAGKRTYFFDVKSTRSNDFYLTITESKRKFKDDTYSYEKHKIFLYKEDFAKFVEALQSTIDHVKTELLTEDILAELEKQATEPATLDDELKWE; this is encoded by the coding sequence GTGGAAGAGAACAACGAAAAAGCTGAAATTTATTCGCAACGAATAAGAGCAGGGAAAAGGACGTATTTCTTTGATGTGAAATCTACTCGTTCCAACGATTTTTATCTCACCATCACGGAAAGTAAACGTAAATTTAAGGACGACACGTATTCGTACGAAAAACACAAGATTTTTCTTTACAAAGAAGATTTTGCCAAGTTTGTGGAGGCCTTACAAAGTACTATCGACCACGTAAAAACAGAACTCCTCACCGAGGACATCCTGGCGGAACTGGAAAAGCAGGCAACCGAACCTGCCACACTCGACGACGAGTTGAAGTGGGAATAG
- a CDS encoding DUF58 domain-containing protein codes for MKNTPTIDLAAIRRFENLEFLAKQLVAGFITGLHQSPYHGFSVEFSEHRLYNSGESTRHIDWKVFARTDKLFVKRYEEETNLRCHLLLDVSPSMYYPVETYGKVAFSALSAAALAVMLQKQRDAVGLVTFSDKILLQTPVKSTSTHLHTLLLNLQQVLSQPTTTKTTETATVIHQIAQQIPKRSLVIIFSDMLGRDNDTTSVFAALQHLKHQNHEVLLFHVMDKRTEEQFDFAERPYIFVDVETGEEVKLQPSQVKAQYQAAINQFKQELALKCGQYKIDFIPVDISEPFDKVLQSYLIKRAKVR; via the coding sequence ATGAAGAATACGCCTACCATTGACCTGGCTGCCATCCGGCGGTTTGAGAATCTGGAGTTTTTAGCCAAGCAGTTAGTAGCTGGTTTTATTACGGGCTTACATCAATCGCCTTACCACGGGTTTTCGGTGGAGTTTTCGGAACATCGGTTATACAATAGTGGCGAAAGTACCCGCCACATAGATTGGAAAGTTTTTGCCCGCACCGATAAATTATTTGTAAAACGCTACGAAGAAGAAACAAACCTGCGCTGCCATTTGCTGCTGGATGTATCGCCATCGATGTATTACCCCGTGGAAACTTACGGGAAAGTAGCTTTTAGCGCCCTAAGTGCTGCCGCTCTGGCCGTAATGTTGCAAAAACAGCGCGATGCAGTAGGTTTAGTTACTTTCTCCGACAAAATTTTATTACAAACGCCGGTTAAATCCACGAGTACGCATTTACACACGTTGCTCCTGAACCTGCAACAGGTTTTGAGTCAGCCTACCACAACCAAAACCACCGAAACGGCTACGGTTATTCACCAGATTGCCCAGCAAATTCCGAAACGTTCGTTGGTAATCATCTTTAGCGATATGTTGGGTAGGGATAACGATACAACCTCGGTGTTTGCGGCTTTGCAGCACTTAAAACACCAAAACCACGAAGTTTTGTTGTTTCATGTAATGGATAAACGCACCGAAGAACAATTTGATTTTGCCGAACGCCCGTACATTTTTGTGGATGTAGAAACCGGGGAAGAAGTAAAACTACAACCTTCGCAGGTGAAAGCCCAGTACCAGGCAGCTATTAATCAGTTTAAACAAGAACTAGCGTTAAAGTGCGGTCAGTATAAAATAGATTTTATTCCGGTAGATATTTCCGAACCCTTCGATAAAGTGCTACAATCGTACCTGATTAAAAGAGCGAAAGTGAGATAA
- a CDS encoding DNA-3-methyladenine glycosylase family protein yields MNQNQEWRNVLNQDPVLVQIMAVCPEIIPAPRTDIYLSLISSIISQQLSTKVAAVIKNRFLNLFPNQYPDPEILKITPDETLRGVGLSYQKLNYIRNVAAFKDTGQLEHEYINSLDDEALIAHLTQIKGVGRWTVEMILMFALDRPDVLPVLDLGIQNAIKKAYNLDLTGKVLQAKIREIAENWRPYRTIACKYLWKSLDI; encoded by the coding sequence ATGAACCAAAATCAGGAATGGCGGAATGTCTTAAACCAAGATCCGGTGCTGGTACAAATAATGGCAGTATGTCCGGAGATTATTCCAGCACCGCGTACCGATATTTATTTAAGTTTAATCAGCTCGATTATTAGCCAACAGTTATCAACCAAAGTAGCCGCGGTAATTAAAAATCGTTTTCTTAATTTGTTTCCCAACCAATACCCTGATCCGGAAATTTTAAAAATCACGCCCGACGAAACTTTGCGGGGCGTAGGATTATCGTACCAGAAATTAAACTACATCCGCAACGTAGCCGCTTTTAAAGATACCGGCCAACTGGAACATGAATATATTAATAGCTTAGATGATGAAGCCCTCATCGCGCACTTAACCCAGATTAAAGGAGTAGGCCGCTGGACTGTGGAGATGATTTTGATGTTTGCCCTAGACCGGCCAGACGTTTTGCCGGTATTAGATTTAGGCATTCAAAATGCCATAAAAAAAGCCTACAACCTGGATTTAACCGGAAAAGTCCTTCAAGCCAAAATCCGCGAAATTGCCGAAAACTGGCGCCCCTACCGCACCATCGCCTGCAAATACCTCTGGAAATCGCTGGACATCTGA